Proteins encoded within one genomic window of Oryza glaberrima chromosome 12, OglaRS2, whole genome shotgun sequence:
- the LOC127756995 gene encoding non-specific lipid-transfer protein 1, protein MARAQLVLVALVAALLLAAPHAAVAITCGQVNSAVGPCLTYARGGAGPSAACCSGVRSLKAAASTTADRRTACNCLKNAARGIKGLNAGNAASIPSKCGVSVPYTISASIDCSRVS, encoded by the exons ATGGCCCGTGCACAGTTGGTGTTGGTCGCCCTGGTGGCAGCtctgctcctcgccgccccgcacgccgccgtggcCATCACCTGCGGCCAGGTCAactccgccgtcgggccctgcCTGACctacgcccgcggcggcgccgggccgtCGGCGGCCTGCTGCAGCGGCGTGAGGAGCCTCAAGGCGGCAGCAAGCACGACCGCAGACCGGCGCACCGCCTGCAACTGCCTCAAGAACGCGGCCCGCGGCATCAAGGGGCTCAACGCCGGCAACGCCGCCAGCATCCCCTCCAAGTGCGGCGTCAGCGTCCCCTACACCATCAGCGCTTCCATCGACTGCTCCAG GGTGAGCTGA
- the LOC127756994 gene encoding non-specific lipid-transfer protein 2 translates to MARAQLVLVALVAAALLLAGPHTTMAAISCGQVNSAVSPCLSYARGGSGPSAACCSGVRSLNSAASTTADRRTACNCLKNVAGSISGLNAGNAASIPSKCGVSIPYTISPSIDCSSVN, encoded by the exons ATGGCTCGTGCACAGCTGGTGTTGGTCGCCCTCGTGGCAGCGGCTCTGCTCCTGGCGGGCCCACACACCACCATGGCCGCCATCAGCTGCGGCCAGGTCAACTCCGCCGTGTCGCCCTGCCTCAGCTACgcccgcggcggctccggcccGTCGGCGGCCTGCTGCAGCGGCGTCAGGAGCCTCAACTCCGCCGCCAGCACCACCGCCGACCGCCGCACCGCCTGCAACTGCCTCAAGAACGTGGCCGGCAGCATCAGCGGCCTCAACGCCGGCAATGCCGCCAGCATCCCCTCCAAGTGCGGCGTCAGCATCCCCTACACCATCAGCCCCTCCATCGACTGCTCCAG CGTGAACTAA